A window of Macrotis lagotis isolate mMagLag1 chromosome 1, bilby.v1.9.chrom.fasta, whole genome shotgun sequence genomic DNA:
GAACAAGAAGGATATGAGGCAGTGACCCCAATCTGAGCTCTAGACATTACAAGCTCTCCAAGTTTTTGTTTGGTAACTTCTCAGTCATGCACAGAGATTTGGTCTTTATCTACTCTGGGGTAAGTTCCATCTGTAAGTACTTGAATGACTTACATATTGAAGAGCAAATAGATTTCTTTTGCCTGGCTCTAGAGGGCAGAACTTGTGGGTTATAGTTGCAGGAAGATAGTCTCGGGCTTCATATAATAGAAAGTTCATAAGAATTAGAATTTTCCCAAAGAGTAATGAATAACCTGTGTAGGTAGTCACTCATTCATTTGAGTTCTTCCAGTAAAGAATGACCAGGCAGCTAGATTGCCTGGTGGAAAGAGaactagttctggagtcagacTGAAATTCAAATGTGATtgcagacaattactagctggaACTATTAACcttcttttcctcaatttcctcatttataaaatgagctggagaaggaaatggaaaaccattgcAGTATTTTTTAACCaagaaaatggggtcatgaagagatagACCTGACTTAACAACAATAACACATAAAAAATCAATGACCTTTAATTGAGattcttatttatatatacatctcTTCTAACCTTGAGATGAACTTATTTTTCAATTCTGTGATTCATAGAAATTAAAAGTTAATGGAGGTTAAGATATGACAACCTTTTCAGAATGGATAAGGATTGAATAAAAATGAGTAATAGGCAGTTAAAACCCATAAGTGAGCAAAAGCATAGAAAGTGATTGCCCAAGTGccttttttgattttgtcatGATTTTGTCAATTAACCTTTCAGGAATCTGAAAATCACTGTAACAATCAATGTGACTTAGACATTTACAAGAAAGTACCTAATTCCACCTAGTGAATTCAAATTATCAAGCTTGGGATAATTATATCCAGTATTATAAAAGTAGTGTTTACCATGCAAAGACATCTACTATAATAGAATTAATATATTTGTGTAACTTTGGTTACTTCACCAAAACTCTCTGGGTTGAAATTTTCTAACCTGTTAGAATGAGATGGGACTCTGAGCTTTATTGTCATTGTAGATCTGTGATCATATGTTTCTGTCAATGCAGCCTGAGTATACAATGATTGGATTTTGCTTTGCACAGAACAGACATTATTtttgatggtggtggtagtgaaaGAGTATTAAATTgtattgagaaaatatttttacaaccCCATTATAAGACTCTCAAGTTTCATCTTAGGTTCAgttcatttttctgaaatgtattTGCATGCTGACTCACTCAAGGCGATGTCTGTCTCTTCTATTTTTATAACAACCTAGTtgataaattctttctctttatataatTCTGTGATAAAGTCTAAAgtatcaagaaaaaaaggaaattttctgcTGGATTTCACTTCTGACCTTCTTTTTAGGGGGCAGAAAACCATCAATAATTACTCTTTACTTCCATATATTCAACCAGCTTTCAGTCCACTAACATAAATGATCATCTAACTTAATTCTCTTCAGGTGTTCCACTAGTCTAATCAAAGAaactttgtaaaatgtaaaagtcTATAAAACATTGtaatttgggtttattttatcttTGGAATTATTCTGATCAATAATTCCAGCAACCAAATAAAAAAGGTAAGGATCTTAGTAcaacatgatttcttttttttaatttatttttattaaagatattatttgagttttacaattttccccccaatcttgcttccccccacagaaagcactctgtcagtctttacaacATGATTTCTTGATGGTCTTGatcattatttcctattcttAAATACTTCCAAGgtatcctttaaaaatatcttctagaatactgtaagaaatgaagtCACGATGTTAAGGCAGAGGATATAATTTCTGtccattttatattatctttaaaaGATTATTGAAATCACATCAGCAAACCCTCTGAAAATGGATTAGTGAATAACAGTCTTTTTCAGTATCTTATATGAAGAATACATTgaaaattgatgaaaaatttATAGAAAGCAGCCAGGGTAATCTCTTTCCATGGTTTCACTCACTTTAGGGCTTCCACTTTCTGttactcattttttattttattcaattttggtgacaattttaaagagaaagggttaaaaaaatgagttccttctcacctttctttttatcctgttaACCTTCCTATGCTGCTTTGATTTTCCAGTTGTTTTAAGTATAGTTGTTAATCTTCTTACTGTAGTCATCATTTGTTTCCACTTCTAgccttattttatcttttatctccaGTGTTCCTAACTCTATTCTCTACAGGACCTTGCCAGTCTTTTGGATTCAGACCACATTACCTGTCCTTGTTTTTGTCTTCTATATAGCTACCTACTCTCATTTAAATTAGTCAAAGTTTTTATGAATATTCACATTGTTCTCTTTAGaaaactgtttcttttctttcctattaaatgtactatttttctgatttttaagaacttgttttctttttagaacTTATTTCTTAGAAGATTCCCATCATTCTTGAAATAATTTGACATGCAAAATTATAGACTGTGGAtccttatcaattttttttttgcgaACTTTTGGAATTGTTATACATGCTTCATCTTCAGTATCACAAATTCTAATATAGAACATTTCTTTTCTTGGATTGTTCCCATCATTTCATCCTCCAAAATCAGTTTATAATTAGTTATTTTATTAGTTCTTTAGTAGTTAAAAGTTTTTACCATCTTGTTTTAATGAatccagttttttatttttataagaatatttttttctttggttacTCCTCCTCTTCTTAGCTGTGtcactttgacttttttttttcctgctaattCTTTTATTTGGTACATTGTAAGTTATGTAAAGGCAAAGAGATGCAACtgcataaataaaaatgagtcaCATTCTCACAATACTTGAACATACATAGCAATGGGCAACTCTAATTAAGTGTGTAATTGAGTCCagtgtttaatgaaaaaaatcattaagtattgaaaatcattttaaacttaaaCTCCTAACTTAACTGAATACAGAACTCAATGTGCCACCCTTCACTCAAATATTCTCTTATTATAAAGAAGTGCAAATAAGTAGAAGAAGCCAAACCAACATCTTAGCCATATTTATCAAAGGATACTTTCTCTCACTATGGTTTGTTTTAGTAATAGTCATCTGAAGTTAATAACAGTCCCTGAACTGATCAGAATTCTGatagctttcaaagttgtttcatgattattttcattggatagaatattttctttgttctactttCCTCTTTCCATTAGGTTATATAAACTTCCCCAAGTTTATATAGGTTTTCATATATATCATTTCTTTTGACACAGGATTTCTCATTATATTAATAATCCACAATTTACTGAGCAATTCCCATAAACAGAAGTTCACCTTCaaattctttgataccacaaatAGTACAATAATATAGTTTTGTGCATATGAAGCAtgcctcttttttatttcttttaggtttagATTAAtgatttttgtaataataataaaaatttacctCACAGTATACAATTTATGATAGTTCTCTTTTATACTTAATACATACCTTAGGAAGACAAGGGATATCTATCATGTTAAAGACTGCTTGATAATTATCTGTCTCAATATCTTTCCTCAAAAAAACATTAATCATCACTACATACCTGGGAAGAAGACTAAAAACCATCAGAGGAGATAAAGAAAGTGAACAGAGAGATTAGAATGTAGTGATTCTAAAAAGAAACATGGATAAGAAAAGAAGGGTTTAGTCAGGTGTCAAAATAATCAAACAAGTCAAGGAGGATTAAAAATCTAGAATTAAAAACATCCCATTTTATGTGCCAATGAGAGGGTAGTTGTTGCTTCTACTATGACAGcaaggtggttcaatggatagagtgctggacctggagtcaggaatatctgagtttaaatctggcctaaCACATGTATTAgttatgggaccctgggcaagtaactcatccctgtttgtttcagtttcctcatctgtgaaatgatccggagaaagaaaagacaaactactccaatatccttgccaagaagaccccaaatgggatcacaaggaGTGAACCAAAACAACTCAACAAGAACTTTAATTCAATACCTTATCTATTTTGTCTTTGATAATTTTAATAGGTTCCTCAGTGATCTCATTGACTGATTTTATTATATACACTGCTGCCCATATAATCTTCAAAAATGAACTGCTATGACCAGGTTTCTCTcctcaaaggaaagaaaacagtgGCTGAATATTGTTTACTATGCAATGCATAAATAGTAATCCTAGAATTGAAGGTCCACCACAATTTTCTTCTACCAAGCCGACTAGCCTAATTTGGAATCCCTTTGTATATTCCCTGTTTCAGGCAAACTACTCTATTCTCTGCTCTCATCCTGTCCTGTATAATTGTTGTGTCTTTATTCAAGTTGTCCACTAAACCTGGACTCTTCTACATTTCTATCAGATGGATCCCTTTCCATCCTGTGAAGTCTAGCTCAAAAGACATctccttttgaattcttttttgtaCTTCCAGATAAAAGTGttcttttcttcctaaaatttCTCATAATATTTTTCCTGAATCCCTCCTTTTCACTTTTCTCATACTTTATTATCTCATAGTTGCATGTAGCTATCCACTACATCTCTCCTATGCCTCTCAGAATCCTtactttttcttggcaaagtaatggggttaagtgagttgtccaaggtcacacagctaggtaattgttaaatgtctgaggctgtatttgaactcaggtcttcctgactctaggactggtgctctattcactgtaccacctagttaccccctaGAATCCCTACTTTCTTTTAAAACTCAGTTCAGTAAACATCTATGTGAGGTCTTTCTTAATCTTCCCAGCTACTTCTGACTTCTTCAaatcatattgtattatatttatacttAAATTGAATatacttctattttattttttatttaaggcaatgggattaagtgacttgcccacagtcacacagctaggcagttattaagtatctgaggtcatatttgaactcaggtcctcctgactccagggccaatgctctatccactgtgccatataacTGCCCCTGAATATACTTCTAGTTGTATATAGAGACTTTCATGATAGCatataaactcttttttaaggtttttttgtaaggtagtggggttaagtggcttgcccaaggccacacagctaattattaagtgtctgaggccagatttgaactcaggtcctcctgactccagggccggtgctctatgcactgcgccacctagcctccccataaactctttttttaaagttcaacaCCTTGCAGAATTGCTTATTTGTCTATTATTAGCCTTATTTGATTTGATGACATGAATGGAAAGATAGGAGATTATAacaaaaagtgatttttaaagtgGATCTTGCAAGTAAAACAATTAGGATATCTGGTTATGTCTAAGAgatatatctgtgtatgtgtgcttatgtatgtatgtatgtatgtaatagaacagaaaaaaaacaaactattggAATTATATGACCAGGTTCTAACAGTTGATCTATATGACCTCTATATGTGATACTATAatttaataatagctatcattccCCTATATGCTTTTTTgaacatggaaaaaaataaccataaaattaatttcttgtCACATTTACCCTTATACTAAATCTCTCCTTTCTTAGTCTTAAGAAGTAAACAGAACTCTCCAAATgtcatttatattctttctttgaatctagGTAGAATCATAGGGAAAAGGCATAAGTTTTTCCCTTCTTATATTCATGTGAATGTTCTTACTAacatgaaaaattattaaatgtaaaacatgaaaaccagaggctattaatatataaaatttgtatcttCCAGCAAATGACACAAAATTCCATTTTGATGGAATATAGACAATTGAtagaaaaactctaaaaaaaatggaagataatggaATATTTATCAATAAGAGTTTTGAGTTTAGTCTTTCTTGTACTTATTTATTGAAAGTATTTCTTtcaattcatgattttttttattccaaccATTGTAGATCAAACTCTTTGAATCACAATTGagaatatagatttagagctataagggacttagaagtcatctaacctcATCATTTTACAAGATAAGGAAAGTGCTATCTGGAGAATTTACATGCTTCCCTAAGTCCACACAAATCTAATGTATCTCCCTTTACTTCACAGATGACTCCAATAATTAGTTCAGAGAGAGCTCATGGTGTTGCCccatagatatgatagagtaTGGAATCTATTCTCCACtcaaataaatatgtgtgtgtgtgtatatatatatatatatatatatatatatatatatatatatatattatttttatttgtgtgaactTCATATTACTTTGCCCAAGCAGGAAGATGGCTTGTTATCAATCTGGCAAATAGAAGGTAAGATAATTTAGTTTAGACTGGAGATCGGAGATATAAATGGATTGAATTGAGCAATGCCTTGGATTTTATTCAGTGCTTGATCAAGGGAGACTTATTGATAAAGATGATACATCCAAATGGCACAAAGAAAGGTTGAATCACCAAAAGATTTGAGTTTTGTCAAATTGCAACAAAAATTAATCTGAATTCCCCAATTGTCTGAATGTGATTCTTGACAAATAATCTGATTGAAAAGAATTGCGAGAGTTTTCCATTCTTGTCCATTACAATCATCCATAGTTGATTTCCCTGCAACACTAATTCATCCATTCTCTTTCTGAGCAGGCAATAGCCACCACTGAAGAATATAACATGCTCTCCTCTTGCCCATCATGTTCAACTCCAATAGCTCCAGCTTGACTCCTGCATTTTTCATTCTGAATGGAGTTCCTGGGATGGAAGCATCTCATGTATGGATCTCCCTCCCATTCTTCTTCATGTACCTCATTGCAGTTTTGGGGAATTGTGGACTCCTTTATTTAATTCATCATGAGGAATCCTTGCACCGGCCTATGTATTACTTTTTGGCTCTACTTGCTATCACTGATGTTACCCTTTGCTCCACGACTATACCCAATATGCTCTGTATTTTCTGGTTCAACCTTAAGGAGATCTCCTTTAATGCTTGCCTGTTCCAGATGTTCTTTGTTCATATGTTGACTGGGATGGAATCTGGTGTACTCATGCTCATGGCCCTGGACCGCTATGTGGCCATTTGCTATCCTCTACGCTATACTACCATCCTTACCAATTCTGTTATTGCCAAGGCTGGGTTTATCACCTTCCTGCGGGGTGTAATGCTCATCATGCCTTTCACATTCCTCTCCAAAAGGTTACCTTACTGCCAAGGAAACATCATCCCTCACACCTATTGTGATCACATGTCAGTAGCTAAGGTCTCCTGTGGGAATGTCAGAATCAATGCAATCTATGGTCTGATGGTTGCTCTGCTAATAGGTGTATTTGATATGTGCTGCATCTCTGTGTCTTATACTATGATTCTCCGGGCTGTGATGAGCCTTTCCTCTGCAGATGCCCGGCACAAAGCCTTTAGCACATGCACAGCTCATGTTTGTGCTATAGTTATTACCTATGTTCCAGCTTTATTCACTATCTTCACCCATCGCTTTGGGGGACACACTATTCCCCACCACATTCACATCATTGTGGCCAATCTCTACTTGCTCCTACCTCCCACAATGAACCCTATTGTCTATGGAGTGAAGACCAAGCAGATAAGAGAGGGAGTGATCAAATTGTTATTTGGAGAGAAAGGTTTCTAGGCCCAAGAATTGTTAACTATTGAGATCCAGatttcagagagcaaagaaagagaaatttagagaaaagaCTTTTGAAGGTTGGAGTAAGCATggtaaaaaattatttagttatGCAAAATTCATTACTCCTACTCTGTTACAATGAATGAATACCAATGTACTAATCAAGagaatattctaaaatatttgcaATGAAGGAGACAAaagcctttctttcccttatgAAACATCCACTGTAATACTGACCCAAATTCAGAGGtacataaatgaataataatagtcATTGGCTTGAATCAGCTTCCTCAGATGGTAAGCTTTGTTGTATACAATAGTAGAAAATTAAAGGATCGAAAGGACAAGAGTTCCCCACAGATCATGAGATTTTTAGATTTTGAggtaaaaattatacaaaattttgTGATGTATTTTAGAGTTCTACTTAATACATGTGTAATGAGAACAGATGTATTGGTTGGCTGTTGGTTCTTgacctttgttattgaagaagatcaaaatgatatcactatgtttgagacaaattacagtatgttcAACTATAGCATGGAACTGGTTTCACAGGCATActgcaatgaggtcagcacaaaggCTCTGTAAACCTTTAGatcataaaccctcatgactgatggtaatAAAGGCTTTGGTCACATTGTACACAAACCTTTGTTCTGTTCCTAGATTTTATcttggagttgtcaggcagcaaacaccatattgactgttcctcaatCCTTCCTGCAGTCACTGGAATCACTTCCTGAAGTGGCTCctagggaggtgaccatcttacaggtgaaggatcagtctattgaaaAGGACTCTAGCAAGAATGTGATCTGCAatatattccctttacctttatagagatggatgatggaggtatccttgaattcccgggggataacctcttcatgccaaataacctagaaaatttcaatcagtttttgaATGAGCAATAGACTTCTCCAGATGCTTTGCCCCTTGAAAGGataaatggcattcaaaacctcttcttcagttgaaacttcagctagggactgattgacttcaacttaagGTAAATGGTCTTCTGCACTGATTGAAGATTCTCCCATTAAGAACATTATGGAactgttcagtccatctctctaggatcatgtgcCTActattaatcaatgtggatccatcaacactgagtagttgagatgcaccacaGGTCTTTGGTACATAAATAGCTTTTGGGGCATCATAAAAAGaactttggtttgttactatctgaataaaactgaattttatctgccATCTTACTGAGCCAATAGTTTTGCACCTCTCTAAGTTGTCTTTGTActatatttttgatggaattaaatgttgccttcacagaaattaatgaataattcttctggtaaaccctgtggagttcttgtttttcattttgcaaCTCATGTATTTCCACATCATTTTCTTCAAAcatcagtcttgatgtttgtgagtgttctgacccagatgagcaaatgtagtACTGTgtcaccagatctctgaaaattGCCCATTCTTTGTCTGCTCCATTTTGTCTGCCCATTTTTTGTATATTGCCAACTGTTTGTTGGATCAgttttcctccaagttagcaacaaactgttcctgttTAGAGacactaatctcttgacattaattcctCTAGTTATCATTTATcaactgctttggttgaatgtgaatatgtgaatatttagcttggagatgATGAggctgtgatcagtccagcactgtgcaccacacattgcttttgtcactctcacatcctatctgtctcttctccttcaaTCACATAGTTTATTATATGCCAGTGCTTACTATGAGGGTACATCCaggtaattttattgcatttaagtaaatggaagacaatgtttgttatgagaaagtcaaaaaaaaatgcacaagtcttcagtaatagttgaccattgctgttgttgtttccaACTCTATTCTTCCCATGGTCTCACTACCATGTCTGGTTATCTGAACCTACTCTTGtattaaagtcatccagaattatgagtttatcctcttttggtacattgataatAAGGATCTCCAGGTCtgcataattttactttttaacatCATCAGGTTTAGTCATGGTGAGAGCATAGGCACTGTTGATGGTGACAAGTTATTTTCCTGAAAGTgataatctcattgtcatgagcctgacATTCACTCCTTTTTGTAGGCACTCAAGCTTGTTGAATAATTTAGTTTTGATttcaaaacctaccccagcttcatagCCCTCCCATTCATAGCAACCACTCAAGAAAAATGAGTATCCAGCTCTaacttcagtaagctggtctTCATTTCCCAGGCTTGTTTCACTCAGAgttgctatttggatgtgatgcCTGCTGAGTTATCTAGCAACAAGAGCTGTTAGTCTCTCAGGTCTATTCAATCTAGTGTTGACTATGAGTATGCCAAGTTCCATGCACTGATGATTAGTGAAAGtttctttgaagaaattcttttagatttttttttgtatcgaCCATACTGTGGGATCCCCACCTGTTGAGGTAATCAGGCTAGGGttaggtaagcagacaatttttgtattaatattttatttgttttccaattatatacaataatagtttctacctatcatttttgtaaggttttgaattttacaattttctcctacccttccttccctcctccatctcctcatagaaggcagtctgataatctttacactgtttccatgctgtgcattgattgaaattgaatgtgttgagaaagaaatcatatccttgaggagaaaataaaatattggatagCAAAATTATGACGCATATAAGACAACTCTTTTATTAAAGTGAAGataatagactttgatctttgtttaaactccacagttctttctctggatacagatggtattatcctttgtaggtactctaaaattgtttCTGACTATtgaattgatggaatgagcaagtccgctAAGGTTGATCATGTGTAAACAGACAAATTTTAGAgcaccttttctagtcccttcttCATACCAGGAGTTGAGCAGTTCAGTCCTTATTAAAGGCTTCTCAGTCACCCAGAGTCTGCCAAATCCCATTCTTtctttcagtggagaaatgaaACCAATGGCCTGGGCCTCCTATGTtcagtgtatctgcacctgctgcttcatcacttgcctgtcgcCTCTGGATTTTGGGGAATGATAAAGTaatatgagtgatgtcttttgatgcttgcatgaattggatttaagtgaaatagagttgcatgaagtcatcaacctcactctcttccaaagtcatcataatccagtggcaagacagactCAAGTCAGCTGGTGATGGCT
This region includes:
- the LOC141490529 gene encoding olfactory receptor 52N2, whose translation is MFNSNSSSLTPAFFILNGVPGMEASHVWISLPFFFMYLIAVLGNCGLLYLIHHEESLHRPMYYFLALLAITDVTLCSTTIPNMLCIFWFNLKEISFNACLFQMFFVHMLTGMESGVLMLMALDRYVAICYPLRYTTILTNSVIAKAGFITFLRGVMLIMPFTFLSKRLPYCQGNIIPHTYCDHMSVAKVSCGNVRINAIYGLMVALLIGVFDMCCISVSYTMILRAVMSLSSADARHKAFSTCTAHVCAIVITYVPALFTIFTHRFGGHTIPHHIHIIVANLYLLLPPTMNPIVYGVKTKQIREGVIKLLFGEKGF